The proteins below are encoded in one region of Hyalangium gracile:
- a CDS encoding c(7)-type cytochrome triheme domain-containing protein yields MSTGSSSGPTRPAARAIPRGGRWLLGLSVLLLFATPIFAVNAPQDVRLPPLKERAAPAPALFSHWGHGSLHCYSCHPGTFPQSPLGFTHQDMREGRYCGSCHDGRAARSFQAMRCEACHAPR; encoded by the coding sequence ATGAGCACCGGCTCTTCCTCCGGCCCCACGCGTCCTGCCGCGCGCGCCATCCCGCGCGGGGGGCGATGGCTGTTGGGGCTCTCCGTCCTGCTCCTGTTCGCGACACCCATCTTCGCCGTGAACGCGCCCCAGGATGTCCGCCTCCCTCCGCTGAAGGAGCGGGCCGCTCCGGCCCCCGCGCTGTTCTCGCACTGGGGGCACGGCTCGCTGCACTGCTACAGCTGCCATCCCGGCACGTTCCCTCAGAGCCCGCTGGGCTTCACCCATCAAGACATGCGAGAGGGCCGCTACTGTGGAAGTTGTCACGACGGACGGGCCGCCAGGTCCTTCCAGGCCATGCGCTGCGAGGCGTGCCATGCGCCTCGCTGA
- a CDS encoding NapC/NirT family cytochrome c, with the protein MATLVALIAFAAGMLTASRMGRLVLLGGLVLLPLTVTSAGVAVGVRQSSQTEFCMGCHEMSPYGKSLFVDNPSSLAAVHYQKRLISRDSTCYSCHTDYALFGDAKAKLNGLRHVWVHYFGTIPQQPRLYQPYPNYNCLHCHSDARGYLEAEPHREIRAELRSGTRSCLSCHEIAHDLEGVKARNFWVPEQP; encoded by the coding sequence GTGGCCACACTGGTGGCGTTGATCGCCTTCGCGGCCGGCATGCTCACGGCGAGCCGGATGGGCCGCCTGGTCCTGCTCGGGGGGCTGGTCCTCCTGCCGCTCACCGTTACCAGCGCCGGGGTCGCCGTGGGCGTGCGCCAGTCGAGCCAGACAGAGTTCTGCATGGGCTGTCACGAGATGTCGCCGTATGGGAAGAGCCTCTTCGTCGACAACCCCTCCTCCCTGGCTGCGGTCCACTACCAGAAGCGGCTCATCAGCCGGGACTCCACCTGCTACTCCTGCCACACGGACTATGCGCTCTTCGGAGATGCCAAGGCCAAGCTCAACGGCCTGCGGCACGTCTGGGTGCACTACTTCGGGACCATCCCCCAGCAGCCCCGGCTCTATCAGCCGTACCCCAACTACAACTGCCTCCACTGTCACAGCGACGCGCGTGGCTACCTCGAGGCGGAGCCTCACCGGGAGATTCGCGCGGAGCTGCGGAGCGGAACCCGCTCGTGCCTGAGCTGCCATGAGATCGCGCATGATCTGGAGGGCGTGAAGGCGCGGAACTTCTGGGTGCCGGAGCAGCCATGA